GTATGATTTTCCTGAGGTAACACACTAGTATGAGCTTATGGTTCTTTGACAGCTCAGCTCACATGTGGCTTTAACACGTGTGAGGCATTTCTTTGACAGCTACACTACCCAGCCCCTCTGGACACTGGAAACAAAGACCAGACTTGAAAGGTCTtgcatgtgtctgttttatgtGTGGCTGAGCTCACGTGAGGAGGAGTTTAAATCAAAGCTGAGCATATGTTAAATGTCAGTGTTGGCCTGGAGGTTTTGACTGGGCAAACAAATTACTGTGGATGTTGACTTACATCCAGACCCTGGAAAATGTGATTAAGACATTGTCGATGTTTGATATATACCTGTATGATATATGATGAGGTTATTAAATGATGCAGAGTTGTGAATTTATACCTGTGTGATATATGATCATATGATGAGCTTATGAAATGATGCTGagttatgaatatttaatgccATTCTCAATTACATTTGATTAACAGGAAACACTGGGGATTGTTTGGGAGCAGTTTAATTTCAGAGAGATGCTGGATATGATAGTCTGGAGAAGTAAATGAGATCTGAAAAGCATTCATTCAACTACGGTTGCATAGAGACTCTGTCTTATAATGCGCCATAAGTCATACAGTAAAACATGTGTGCAGAAGTGATGATGGGGGTACTTACAAAGCAAATAAGAATTTGTGAGTTTTTGTCAAATGCTGGGAAGATCAGTATGTTATATGCTGGCAGACTTGGTCACAGAGAGCAGACTGTGGACTTCTAGCatacttgtttttaatttcctAACATTCAAATATTGAcaacaatgaaacaacaaagaaaaaagcacacatCAGACCAAAGATCAGCTATTAGGCTCTTACTATGGTGTTTTAAGTttacataaatatgtatttaaggACCATATTGGgggttttttgcacattttagcCCATTTACCATTAATGAGGCCTAACATTATAGCCAGCAACTTCAATTTCTTCCATTTTCATCACAATTAATAAATATGTTGCTTCCTTCTTCCAGTGAGCGAttattttccattcatttcattaCATAATGAAAATCTTgcacttttttatgtttttaagttaTGTTATACAGTAGATTATTAGACACATCAGAGGAAAATAGTACATTCATGTGTAATTTAAGGGattgtaaaaacaaacttacGAGCTGGAAAATGGCCAGAACAATTTTCCTAGActtttaatgcaaaataaattcacatttcTGACCACTTATGGTTCCATACTTGCATGCTTGTCATACTAGCTACCGCAGTGTGGCTTTCAAATGCTGTTTGAAAGCTGACTCTTAACTTATAGCGCTCTAACAACAAACCAGATATAGTACATTTAAGTTATTAAAAATGGGAAAAACCTGTCAAAATGTCCATATTGGTCCTTTCAACTCAATACTTTGGTGTGTAATGCAGATGTCACATAGTGAGTATAACTAAAAGTGCATTTTGTGCAACCAGCAGCTAGGAGAACATAGATAGCACATTGCTTTGCAAATTAAGGTTTGTTTCAATTACATTACTTATTTCTAGTAAATGATCaagtgtattttaattttagacAATTGAAATGTGCTGTGATGAAGGCAATATTTATCTTGGTTTTGATCCCTGACTGCCTCCCACCCCCACAATTCAGTTCCAAACCACTTGAATGATTTCTCAGCTTCCTCAGCTAAAGACACTCAGCCTCTTCTTCATGTAAAGAAAAGCAAGGTAAGTTGCCCCCCCCAAAATGCTTATCAACAGTGTGGTACCAAAAATAACTGGTGCATTCTTCCTGGCCACACGGAACGCCACAGGAAGCACAGCTGAGATCAGGATGTTGTTGACATGGCCCAGAACCCTCCTGAAGGCCGGTCGCTGCACTACTCGCTCATAGTATGTTTCCAGGTTGACACGGTTACCGTTGCCCCAGTAGCGGCGAGAGAGGCCGAGGAACTTGAGGCGGTGTAAGGTGACAGCCAGAGAGACATCAGCCATGCTGAAGAATTCTCCACACAGCCAGGACTGACTGCCTTCCTCTACAAGAGCCAGAAGATAGAGGAGGAGACATGGAGGATGTcagaatgacaaataaatgcaAGATGCTGAACTGTGTACTATGAATGAGAATCACCACTGTAGCAATGTGGGCTGACTGGCAATTATAAGAAATATAATCATTTCTACCACTGTGTTAATGCTATCAATGGTACAATGGTTGCTAAGTGACATGTTGCTGTGGCTACCTGGTGTTTCTTCCACcctcctctgcagctctgtctcTACCTGGTCCATCACACTCTCCAATTCATCCAGAAGCTTCTTCAGGTACTTCATGTTGTCATGGTCAAACAACTTGGACTAcagaaacatttacatataGAAAATGCGTTAATTGCAAATTGACTAAACATAACAGAAGGTGAGAGCAGTACAGAAGCTGTGAGTTTAAGGGAAAACAATTAAAGTTCAAGGCTTATCTGTAAACTGCATAACATATAAAATGGTTGTAATGCCTTAATTTAATGCCTTTTAAGGCAGATATTTTTCCACAAAATAACTTCCATACACATAATACCTAATACTGCACTCTTCTGTATTTACAAAGAAAATGTGCTCTAGGTTTGTCCATTTAAACTAGTTTGTTTaagataataaactttattttgacCTATAGACCATCATTTATAGAGgttaaatatatttctgttttgctAAGTGTCTGTCTATCCATCTACtataaatactttaatttaaatcaaTGTGATACATTAAGTTACACTTTAAAGctaactagctagctagctaacacTCAATATAGCCCTCTTTCATTGGCTGTCTCTCTGTGGTGTGACTAAACCTGCAGCCTTTATGGGAATTGTACATTTCTATGGAAGGATACTTTCTTTTAAAGATCTTACTAAGTTTTGAACAAATATGTAGTAGTTGTCAAAACAAGTAGTCACAATAATGTTTGGCTTATTTAGCACCCTGCTAACTTGAATTACTTACTTTTAAGCGCCTCTGTTTTGCAACGTAAGCATCTTTAAGCTCAGGGTTCTGCTCTGCCAATTTCTTCAGCTCTGACTCTGTGTTTCCTATTTGTGCTGTCACACAAAAACATAGCAGCATGATAGAGACAAACAAGGACACCAGGGTTTTCAATATTACAAACCTTGATACATTTCATATTAATATCCGAATGTGTCGGTGTGTGGGTCACATTTTCTACAGGAGACCAACTACCCTCCTCCAAAACAGACAGTCTCACATTAACAGTAAGTATAAGGATGAGAGGTGTTTAACTTAATTATAGAATGGGCCAAATTGTGGGATAGCAACCCACATGATGAGGTAAGAGACTGACAAGTATCAAGCACACAGGGGGCTCAAGTAAACCATGCACCATAGAATAGAACATTTGAGTAGGTAGAGGAAGATTTAAGTATCAAGTAACAGGGTGTTCTGCATAGCCTTCTTGGCATCAAGTGACCCCCATGTGGGAAGTTTCCAACACTTTGTTTAATCCGTGCCTACAACATTTTTGTTGTGTAGGTAAAAGGAGGTCCTATCCATTTCTAGATGTGATTTCTGGTAAATGTATGTGTACATACTACTACTGGAGTGCATCTCAGTGTATCTTACTTCGTATGCTTGTGGCAGCATATGCTGGTATGTGGGAGTCCACAGTGATCTCAGGGTGGAGGATGCAGCCGTGGGTGTAGGCATCCATTTGTAGTGAATCCAACAGCTCTCTGTAGTGCTGCACTCTGTGATAGTATGTACTGCCCTCTTCAGGTATCAGCTTGGGAGTGCCTTCTGGAGGAAAACAATTCATATAAAGGAAGGAACAATGGTGTAAGGTGTCACTTTGTTTcctcaaaaatgttttcctttcaaataaaacagacaatagAGAATAAGTGTGAGAGAAAGTGTTGTATGTAAGTTTGTCTTGGATAGAATACActggagttagggttaggaaaaGGATAGTTATGTTTCTTAGTGttgtataatataaacattttatcagaggtttttcaaacatgttatttttcagtagcgTAGAGTGTTCCATGCTTACCACATTGTATCTCCTTTTAAGCCACTTGGAGGACAAAAAAGCTATCATGGATCAAAGCAAACcaagagaaaatggaaaataaaatttaaaaaaattaaagaaagaaattattgaaacattaacaaatttgCAAAACAAAATTTACAACAAGCataaaattcaacaaaaactgctgaaaaatgaagacaatctaacaaaacaaaaaatgaaatgtgagtGTTTGGGGCTGCAGGTCTGTGAAATACTGGCAGCCTTTATTTAGTCTTACCATCACTGAAGTTCTGCTCCAGGTAATCCATGATCTGTGTTGGGTCACAGATGACGTTATCATTGTGCACTAAGACCGGCACCTCGCCAGCTGGATTCAGCCGCATGAACCAAGGCTCGTTGTGTTCACTGAGTGGTAGGCTGACGTCATACTCCTCACAGTGCAAACTTTTCTCTGCAATGGCCAGACGCACCTGCAAAGCAACAACTGTGACTGTCAACAGAAGATTAAGGGATGCCTATAAATACTGTGTTGATAAAGGCCATCTAATATCATAGTTACTGACTTACAGAAGATTAATTTACCAGCACATTTCTGGGCACCAAGTCTGCATGTTTTGCTCTCTTGAAACTATTCAGTCTGaacaatttttaactttttcccTTTAACAAAATTTGGATGCTCATGTATTTAATGTTGTTGGATTTGCTCCTTTTGTACATTAAACATCACAGCTAATGAGTTCACAATACTGCCACTTTAACCTTGGCTAGCTTGGCTTAAGCCAAGAGACGCATTTTTCTGTCACCGCCTCCGGAAAATGTTGTCCCATGGAGAAGAATTTATTTGATCTATATTCATGTTTACCACAGACATTATGGCAAAGAGCAGGTGGATTCTGCAAGGTTACATTCTGCATTGGACaagtacaacaacaacacccatcacaaatacaacacagtggacaaaaattaaaatatacagtatatcaataCTATACATGTGTTTTACAAAGTTCAGGGCCAGGTTTTCAGAAAGAAACCCCAATGTTGATGCTTTCCCCTCCCGGTATTTTCAACAGAAATGCAGGTACTGCCCAGTGGTATCAAGGATGTCTGAAGATCTATTCTAATCCTGAGAAACCTTTCAACACCAGATGAATCTTAATAGATATCTCATCAACCCTCTGAGGAGAAGGAGCTGTCCACTGAAATATGGTGCTGAAACATTGGAATAACACTGTTCTGATAAACAACTGATGTTGATAGTTAAACAAACTATATTCCCTTAATAAAATACTTTGAGGGTGTGTTGTGAATCATATTTGAGACATAGGACATTAAGCTAAAGATACAATACAATCAACATTAAGAGACACATTTTACAGATGTCTAATCAAACCTCTAacggggaggaggagaagcagtcCTTTCAAGTGTGGTGCTGAAAGGCAGAGATACTTCCGGTATAGTGCATCAATGTAAACAAACTATTCCCTTGATGTATGCTGTAGAGATAATGTGTTGAATATATGTGCTTTTAATCAAGACAAATGGTGAAGGAGTTACTGAGTTTAAATCCAGTATGAGTTTTAACAAATGTCGAACCAAGTCTCTGATGAGGAGCTGTCTACAGCACTGTGGTGCTGAAGCGTAATGACACTCACCTTCTGTGAGTTGAAAGACTGCGTCCAGTGATAAAGCGTCAGTTTAGATTCGCTTTGTTTGGCGACTGTGTCACATTGTTGTTGCTCATCTTGCATCGATTCCGTCTCTAAAAGAGCTGCTTTCTCATCTACGGATTCAGAGCTGTTTTCAGAAGCCATTTTATCTGTAAGTATTTTAGGGGACAAGTGAGGGCAGCATACCATATCACAGTCAAGAAATGCACCCCCTGCTGGCTCGGAGGGTAACATT
Above is a window of Scomber scombrus chromosome 20, fScoSco1.1, whole genome shotgun sequence DNA encoding:
- the gdap1 gene encoding ganglioside-induced differentiation-associated protein 1, with translation MASENSSESVDEKAALLETESMQDEQQQCDTVAKQSESKLTLYHWTQSFNSQKVRLAIAEKSLHCEEYDVSLPLSEHNEPWFMRLNPAGEVPVLVHNDNVICDPTQIMDYLEQNFSDEGTPKLIPEEGSTYYHRVQHYRELLDSLQMDAYTHGCILHPEITVDSHIPAYAATSIRTQIGNTESELKKLAEQNPELKDAYVAKQRRLKSKLFDHDNMKYLKKLLDELESVMDQVETELQRRVEETPEEGSQSWLCGEFFSMADVSLAVTLHRLKFLGLSRRYWGNGNRVNLETYYERVVQRPAFRRVLGHVNNILISAVLPVAFRVARKNAPVIFGTTLLISILGGATYLAFLYMKKRLSVFS